One window from the genome of Pogoniulus pusillus isolate bPogPus1 chromosome 7, bPogPus1.pri, whole genome shotgun sequence encodes:
- the FAM167A gene encoding protein FAM167A — MSLPKIQIEEAPGNADIGSGGAVPPDDHLRSLKALTEKLRLETRRPSYLEWKAKLEEQAWKSPQPSGEEEVTEAKKAMEETVPLRKVQLHLSGSPNQDRTTVTSGRIGGFESIDEALTWLRKELAEMRLQDQQLARQLMRLRSDINKLKIEQTCHLHQRMLNDATFELEERDELSDLFCDFPLVNSFSLSTPLKLIGVTKMNINSRRFSLC, encoded by the exons ATGTCTCTACCCAAAATCCAAATAGAAGAGGCTCCTGGCAACGCAGACATTGGCTCTGGAGGTGCTGTTCCTCCTGATGACCACCTGAGGAGCCTCAAGGCATTGACAGAGAAGCTGAGGCTGGAAACCAGACGCCCATCCTACTTGGAGTGGAAGGcgaagctggaggagcaggcatGGAAGAGCCCCCAGCCATcgggagaggaggaggtgacTGAGGCCAAAAAGGCCATGGAGGAGACTGTCCCCTTGAGGAAGGTCCAGCTGCATCTCAGTGGGAGTCCCAACCAGGACAGGACAACTGTTACCTCAGGCAGAATAGGAGGCTTTGAGAGCATCGACGAGGCTTTGACGTGGCTCAGGAAGGAACTG GCAGAGATGCGCCTGCAGGACCAGCAGCTGGCCAGGCAGCTCATGCGCCTCCGCAGCGACATCAACAAGCTGAAGATAGAGCAGACCTGCCACCTGCACCAGCGCATGCTCAACGATGCCACCTTcgagctggaggagagggacGAGCTCTCTGACCTCTTCTGTGACTTCCCCCTTGTGaactccttcagcctttccacGCCACTCAAGCTCATCGGAGTCACCAAGATGAACATCAACTCCCGCCGGTTCTCACTGTGCTAG